Proteins from a genomic interval of Papaver somniferum cultivar HN1 chromosome 4, ASM357369v1, whole genome shotgun sequence:
- the LOC113275842 gene encoding hyaluronan mediated motility receptor-like isoform X1, whose product MSSNFKIGHNYSFNADELLHMGATRSEQLRKERDMLKESQSKSDEEIKKLELDLQSLSEAHAADRKHIQELQRELSNCSQEIAYLQDQLNLRNIEANCLGEHVHSLELKLVEGGKLRQNVSELKAELSKANSDRFFLMRELENKEVELQNSSLFIEKLEDTISSVALDSECEIESLKLDIAALENSSFEAKKSQEQAVQEKDRFEFLYHDAKKMIKRLERENTELRKNIRDSEENSGMYSQKVGEHLKVELSASDVVGTAEELLSPLLSRLAVAAESDKTLKDDIDKMSHQIFEYERLVKQLKEDLREEKSKAKDEAEDLTQEMAELRYQITSMLEQECKRRASVEQVSLQRIAELETQVRTEQRKASLANRNFREAQILADTRSLEILHLKNVLKGVQVNIHRNDMCSCGQCKLMVNLIGDCFDKKPLEAEPSKSVGSIADDEIVSEELRIAWNPEET is encoded by the exons ATGTCTAGTAACTTCAAAATTGGTCACAATTATTCTTTCAATGCCGATGAACTCTTACATATGGGAGCAACGCGTTCGGAG CAGTTGAGGAAAGAAAGAGACATGCTTAAAGAATCACAGTCCAAGAGCGATGAGGAGATCAAA AAACTAGAACTGGATTTACAGTCATTATCAGAAGCTCATGCAGCAGATAGGAAACACATTCAGGAGTTGCAAAGAGAACTGAGTAACTGCTCTCAAGAAATAG CATACCTTCAGGACCAATTAAATTTGAGGAACATAGAAGCAAACTGTTTGGGTGAGCATGTACATAGCCTTGAACTAAAGCTGGTGGAAGGAGGAAAATTACGTCAAAATGTTAGCGAACTGAAGGCGGAGTTATCTAAAGCCAATTCCGATCGTTTTTTCTTGATGCGCGAATTAGAAAACAAGGAAGTTGAACTACAAAATTCTTCCTTATTTATTGAGAAACTGGAGGATACAATATCATCTGTTGCATTGGATTCGGAATGCGAAATTGAGAGCTTAAAGCTAGATATAGCAGCCTTGGAAAATAGTTCCTTTGAGGCTAAAAAGTCTCAGGAACAAGCTGTTCAAGAAAAAGATAGGTTTGAGTTCCTATATCATGATGCCAAAAAGATGATCAAGCGCTTGGAGAGAGAGAATACAGAATTGAGGAAGAATATAAGAGATTCAGAGGAGAATTCAGGAATGTATTCTCAAAAGGTTGGGGAGCACCTAAAAGTCGAGCTTTCAGCATCAGATGTAGTCGG CACTGCTGAGGAACTTCTTAGCCCACTACTATCAAGATTGGCTGTTGCAGCAGAGTCGGATAAAACATTAAAGGATGACATAGATAAGATGTCCCATCAGATCTTCGAATACGAGCGTCTTGTGAAGCAGCTAAAG GAGGATCTGAGAGAAGAAAAGTCAAAAGCAAAGGATGAAgcagaggacctaactcaagaaATGGCAGAATTAAGGTACCAAATCACGAGCATGCTCGAACAAGAGTGCAAACGCCGTGCTTCTGTTGAACAAGTATCCTTACAAAGAATAGCAGAGTTAGAGACACag GTTCGGACAGAACAGAGAAAAGCCTCCTTGGCTAACAGGAATTTTCGCGAGGCACAGATCCTAGCTGATACCAGATCCTTGGAGATCCTCCATTTGAAAAATGTCTTAAAG GGAGTACAAGTAAATATACATAGAAATGATATGTGCAGTTGCGGCCAGTGTAAATTAATGGTAAATCTAATCGGAGATTGCTTTGACAAAAAACCTTTAGAAGCTGAACCTTCAAAATCAGTGGGTTCCATCGCGGATGATGAGATAGTATCTGAAGAATTGAGAATAGCATGGAATCCGGAGGAAACTTGA
- the LOC113275842 gene encoding hyaluronan mediated motility receptor-like isoform X2: MSSNFKIGHNYSFNADELLHMGATRSELRKERDMLKESQSKSDEEIKKLELDLQSLSEAHAADRKHIQELQRELSNCSQEIAYLQDQLNLRNIEANCLGEHVHSLELKLVEGGKLRQNVSELKAELSKANSDRFFLMRELENKEVELQNSSLFIEKLEDTISSVALDSECEIESLKLDIAALENSSFEAKKSQEQAVQEKDRFEFLYHDAKKMIKRLERENTELRKNIRDSEENSGMYSQKVGEHLKVELSASDVVGTAEELLSPLLSRLAVAAESDKTLKDDIDKMSHQIFEYERLVKQLKEDLREEKSKAKDEAEDLTQEMAELRYQITSMLEQECKRRASVEQVSLQRIAELETQVRTEQRKASLANRNFREAQILADTRSLEILHLKNVLKGVQVNIHRNDMCSCGQCKLMVNLIGDCFDKKPLEAEPSKSVGSIADDEIVSEELRIAWNPEET, encoded by the exons ATGTCTAGTAACTTCAAAATTGGTCACAATTATTCTTTCAATGCCGATGAACTCTTACATATGGGAGCAACGCGTTCGGAG TTGAGGAAAGAAAGAGACATGCTTAAAGAATCACAGTCCAAGAGCGATGAGGAGATCAAA AAACTAGAACTGGATTTACAGTCATTATCAGAAGCTCATGCAGCAGATAGGAAACACATTCAGGAGTTGCAAAGAGAACTGAGTAACTGCTCTCAAGAAATAG CATACCTTCAGGACCAATTAAATTTGAGGAACATAGAAGCAAACTGTTTGGGTGAGCATGTACATAGCCTTGAACTAAAGCTGGTGGAAGGAGGAAAATTACGTCAAAATGTTAGCGAACTGAAGGCGGAGTTATCTAAAGCCAATTCCGATCGTTTTTTCTTGATGCGCGAATTAGAAAACAAGGAAGTTGAACTACAAAATTCTTCCTTATTTATTGAGAAACTGGAGGATACAATATCATCTGTTGCATTGGATTCGGAATGCGAAATTGAGAGCTTAAAGCTAGATATAGCAGCCTTGGAAAATAGTTCCTTTGAGGCTAAAAAGTCTCAGGAACAAGCTGTTCAAGAAAAAGATAGGTTTGAGTTCCTATATCATGATGCCAAAAAGATGATCAAGCGCTTGGAGAGAGAGAATACAGAATTGAGGAAGAATATAAGAGATTCAGAGGAGAATTCAGGAATGTATTCTCAAAAGGTTGGGGAGCACCTAAAAGTCGAGCTTTCAGCATCAGATGTAGTCGG CACTGCTGAGGAACTTCTTAGCCCACTACTATCAAGATTGGCTGTTGCAGCAGAGTCGGATAAAACATTAAAGGATGACATAGATAAGATGTCCCATCAGATCTTCGAATACGAGCGTCTTGTGAAGCAGCTAAAG GAGGATCTGAGAGAAGAAAAGTCAAAAGCAAAGGATGAAgcagaggacctaactcaagaaATGGCAGAATTAAGGTACCAAATCACGAGCATGCTCGAACAAGAGTGCAAACGCCGTGCTTCTGTTGAACAAGTATCCTTACAAAGAATAGCAGAGTTAGAGACACag GTTCGGACAGAACAGAGAAAAGCCTCCTTGGCTAACAGGAATTTTCGCGAGGCACAGATCCTAGCTGATACCAGATCCTTGGAGATCCTCCATTTGAAAAATGTCTTAAAG GGAGTACAAGTAAATATACATAGAAATGATATGTGCAGTTGCGGCCAGTGTAAATTAATGGTAAATCTAATCGGAGATTGCTTTGACAAAAAACCTTTAGAAGCTGAACCTTCAAAATCAGTGGGTTCCATCGCGGATGATGAGATAGTATCTGAAGAATTGAGAATAGCATGGAATCCGGAGGAAACTTGA